One window of Mediterraneibacter gnavus ATCC 29149 genomic DNA carries:
- a CDS encoding HPr family phosphocarrier protein, whose translation MEIRIKLNTVKNAMLFATVCDNYEEDIDYICGRYQIDAKSILGIMGIGLERECTVVFHSEDEYVKNKFKEDMKLWIVEE comes from the coding sequence ATGGAAATTAGAATTAAATTAAATACTGTAAAAAATGCAATGCTATTTGCAACGGTTTGTGACAATTATGAAGAAGACATTGATTATATTTGTGGGAGATATCAGATTGATGCTAAATCAATTCTTGGGATTATGGGAATTGGACTCGAAAGAGAATGCACAGTTGTGTTCCATTCAGAAGATGAGTATGTAAAAAATAAATTTAAAGAAGATATGAAACTATGGATTGTGGAGGAATAA
- a CDS encoding guanylate kinase yields the protein MAIIIFGKTASGKSRIVNELVKRGYKKIVTTTTRPARKGEVDGIDYNFITDDEFKELINTRYFAEWKKYDTVDGTWYYGSPLDEISRSDNKSIVILTPDGYRDIKDELDEHISIYIYANNKTIRNRLSKRGDKKEEADRRILHDNKDFKGAEELADRIFYNNDGKNIDDLVDEIFEYLKTREGE from the coding sequence ATGGCGATTATTATTTTTGGGAAAACAGCAAGCGGGAAAAGCAGAATTGTGAATGAGCTTGTGAAAAGAGGATATAAAAAGATTGTAACGACTACAACAAGACCAGCAAGAAAAGGTGAAGTTGACGGAATTGATTACAACTTTATTACCGATGATGAATTTAAAGAGCTTATTAATACAAGATATTTTGCAGAGTGGAAGAAATATGACACAGTAGACGGAACGTGGTATTATGGTTCTCCTCTCGATGAAATATCCAGATCTGATAACAAATCAATCGTGATTCTAACTCCGGATGGTTATAGAGATATCAAAGATGAGTTAGATGAACACATTTCTATTTATATATACGCAAATAATAAGACAATTCGAAACAGATTATCCAAACGTGGAGATAAAAAAGAAGAAGCTGATCGTAGGATTTTACATGACAATAAAGATTTTAAAGGTGCGGAAGAATTAGCAGATAGAATCTTTTATAACAACGACGGTAAAAATATCGATGATTTAGTAGATGAAATATTTGAATATTTAAAAACGAGAGAGGGAGAATAA
- the nrdD gene encoding anaerobic ribonucleoside-triphosphate reductase, with translation MKVIKKDGTLEEYNEQKIINAIDKSAQRENFTFSQDEYGMICNRVLNEVDEEDFENDEVPVGFIHNIVEKTLLDLFPKVGYQYQQYRNYKLDFVHMMDTVYEKSQSIRYIGDKSNANTDSALVATKRSLIYNELSSELYKKFFLTLDEKQAMKDGFIYIHDRSARLDTFNCDLMRVGEIMKNGFEMGNIWYNEPNYLDTAFDVMGDIVLSTAAQQYGGFTVPEVDKILSPYAEKSYKKYYKEFIDIANEVEASGFTDLYNDAEKFAVNKVKRDYEQGWQGIEMKLNSVGSSRGDYPFVTMTLGLATDRFGKMAAITLLNVHSEGQGKNGFKRPVLFPKIVFLYDKELHGDGSEKYQNADVFNAGINCSSKTMYPDWLSLTGEGYVPEMYKKYKRVVSPMGCRAFLSPWYEKGGMYPADEGDKPIFEGRCNLGVVSLNLPMIFAKARHESKDFYEVLNQYLDLIRGLHKRTYDYIGELKASVNPVAFCEGGLYGGNLKPEQKIKSILPPMTMSYGITALNELQRLYNGKSIREDGNFALEVMKYIQEYVDRIKKEDSILYAIYGTPAESLCGLQVEQFRKMYGIVENVSDKPYVSNSFHCHVSEDISPIEKQDKEQRFWNYFNGGKIQYCRYNLGYNTEAIKTLVLRAMDKGFYEGVNLALCYCEDCGYQQVEMDVCPKCGSSMITKIDRMNGYLGFTRVHGETRYNEAKNAEIADRKSM, from the coding sequence ATGAAAGTAATTAAGAAGGATGGAACACTAGAAGAGTATAACGAACAGAAAATTATTAATGCTATTGATAAATCTGCACAGAGAGAAAATTTTACATTTTCACAAGATGAATATGGAATGATCTGCAACAGAGTTCTTAACGAGGTTGATGAAGAAGACTTTGAGAATGATGAAGTTCCTGTAGGTTTTATTCATAATATTGTAGAAAAAACACTTCTTGATTTGTTTCCAAAAGTAGGATATCAATATCAGCAATATCGTAATTATAAACTTGATTTTGTACATATGATGGATACGGTATACGAAAAAAGTCAATCTATTAGATATATTGGAGACAAAAGTAATGCCAATACGGATTCTGCATTGGTTGCTACAAAAAGGAGTCTTATTTATAACGAATTAAGTAGTGAATTATATAAAAAATTCTTTTTAACCTTAGATGAAAAACAAGCAATGAAGGATGGTTTTATTTATATTCATGATAGAAGTGCTAGATTGGATACATTTAACTGTGATCTTATGCGTGTTGGAGAAATTATGAAAAATGGGTTTGAAATGGGAAATATTTGGTATAACGAACCTAATTATCTTGATACAGCATTTGATGTTATGGGTGATATTGTTTTGAGTACGGCAGCTCAACAATACGGGGGGTTTACAGTCCCAGAGGTTGATAAAATTTTGTCTCCATATGCAGAAAAATCATATAAAAAATATTACAAAGAATTTATTGACATCGCAAACGAGGTCGAAGCATCAGGGTTTACGGATTTATATAACGACGCAGAGAAATTTGCTGTTAATAAAGTGAAAAGAGATTACGAACAAGGTTGGCAAGGAATTGAAATGAAGCTTAATAGTGTCGGGTCAAGCCGGGGGGATTATCCATTTGTCACGATGACTTTAGGTTTAGCAACAGATAGATTTGGTAAAATGGCTGCTATTACATTATTGAATGTTCATTCTGAAGGACAAGGTAAAAACGGTTTTAAACGTCCTGTATTATTCCCTAAAATTGTATTTTTATATGATAAAGAACTTCATGGAGATGGAAGCGAAAAGTATCAAAATGCAGATGTATTCAATGCCGGAATTAATTGTAGTAGTAAAACAATGTATCCAGATTGGTTATCATTGACTGGAGAAGGATACGTTCCAGAAATGTATAAAAAATATAAAAGAGTTGTCAGTCCAATGGGTTGTCGCGCATTCTTGTCCCCATGGTATGAAAAGGGCGGCATGTATCCTGCCGATGAAGGCGACAAGCCTATTTTCGAAGGTAGATGTAATCTTGGCGTTGTATCTTTAAATCTGCCAATGATTTTTGCGAAAGCAAGACATGAGTCAAAAGATTTTTATGAAGTGTTAAATCAGTATTTGGATCTCATCCGTGGTTTACATAAACGTACATATGATTATATCGGAGAACTTAAGGCAAGTGTAAACCCAGTGGCATTTTGTGAGGGCGGTTTATACGGTGGAAATTTAAAACCAGAACAAAAGATTAAATCAATCTTGCCACCAATGACAATGAGTTATGGTATAACTGCATTAAATGAATTACAAAGACTATATAACGGGAAATCTATTAGAGAAGATGGAAATTTTGCATTAGAAGTCATGAAATATATTCAAGAATATGTTGATAGAATCAAAAAAGAAGACAGTATTCTATATGCAATTTACGGAACTCCTGCAGAAAGTCTTTGCGGATTACAAGTGGAACAGTTTAGAAAAATGTATGGAATCGTTGAAAATGTATCAGATAAACCATATGTTAGCAATAGTTTCCATTGCCATGTTTCAGAGGATATATCTCCGATTGAAAAACAAGATAAAGAACAAAGATTTTGGAATTATTTTAATGGAGGGAAAATTCAGTATTGTAGATATAATTTAGGATACAATACAGAGGCTATTAAAACATTAGTATTAAGAGCGATGGATAAAGGATTTTATGAAGGCGTAAATCTTGCATTGTGCTATTGTGAAGATTGCGGTTATCAACAAGTGGAAATGGATGTTTGTCCAAAATGCGGAAGTTCAATGATTACAAAAATTGATAGAATGAATGGATATCTTGGCTTTACAAGAGTGCATGGAGAAACCAGATATAATGAAGCGAAAAATGCTGAAATCGCAGATAGAAAATCTATGTAG
- the nrdG gene encoding anaerobic ribonucleoside-triphosphate reductase activating protein → MNYHNITKDDMLNGEGLRVVLWISGCSHRCRGCQNPQTWDCKSGIQFDESAKKEIFDELSKDYIAGITFTGGDPLHQKNLESVLDLVNEIRLSYPEKTIWLYSGYTWEQIMYPVVTNDFNPERDKFLKMRREIVKQCDVLVDGRYEEDKRDVTYHWAGSTNQRVIDVKKTLEQGSVILWENQ, encoded by the coding sequence ATGAATTATCACAATATAACAAAAGACGATATGTTAAATGGAGAAGGATTACGGGTTGTATTGTGGATTTCAGGTTGTAGTCATAGGTGTAGGGGATGTCAAAATCCCCAAACCTGGGATTGCAAAAGCGGAATCCAATTTGATGAATCGGCAAAAAAGGAAATATTTGATGAGTTATCAAAAGACTATATTGCCGGCATTACATTTACTGGTGGCGATCCACTTCATCAAAAAAATCTTGAATCCGTTCTGGATTTGGTTAATGAAATTCGTCTTTCATATCCAGAAAAAACAATCTGGCTGTATTCCGGATACACATGGGAACAAATCATGTATCCAGTTGTTACTAATGATTTTAATCCAGAAAGAGACAAGTTCCTGAAAATGCGCCGAGAAATTGTAAAACAGTGTGATGTACTTGTAGATGGGCGCTATGAAGAAGACAAGAGAGACGTTACATATCACTGGGCAGGCAGTACAAACCAGAGAGTGATTGATGTCAAGAAAACATTAGAGCAAGGAAGTGTGATTCTATGGGAGAATCAGTAA
- a CDS encoding DUF3789 domain-containing protein, giving the protein MDALIGIVAGFFLGSIFSVVIMSLCVTSKRSDEFYSRFDKQYDDFKNKDKSEE; this is encoded by the coding sequence ATGGATGCATTAATTGGTATTGTAGCAGGATTCTTTTTAGGGTCAATTTTTTCTGTTGTAATAATGTCGTTGTGTGTAACGTCAAAACGGTCAGACGAATTTTATAGCAGATTTGACAAACAATACGATGATTTCAAAAATAAAGACAAGTCAGAGGAGTAA